One window of Corynebacterium accolens genomic DNA carries:
- the prfA gene encoding peptide chain release factor 1 produces the protein MSNQVSMVDDIVSEYQGIEMQMGDPEIAGDQQAFRKLSKRYAELRPIIKVNEELTQAREDLADAKEMAYEDHDFQEEADRLAASVEELEEKLADLLAPRDEQDSEDIIMEIKAGAGGEEAALFAGDLARMYERFADKIDFKWEVLGLNESDLGGVKDMTISFRAKSPTRDGAWSVFKFEGGVHRVQRVPVTESQGRIQTSAAGVLVYPEPEEVESVNIDDKDIRVDVYRSSGKGGQGVNTTDSAVRITHLPTGLIVTCQKERSQIQNKARALQVLQARLDQMEREAREAEAGEQRASQVRTMDRSERVRTYNWPENRITDHRIGYKANNLDSVLNGDMQDLIKALQDQERAERLESEG, from the coding sequence ATGTCTAATCAAGTTTCCATGGTTGATGACATTGTGTCGGAATACCAGGGCATTGAAATGCAGATGGGCGACCCAGAAATCGCCGGCGATCAGCAGGCTTTTCGCAAGCTGTCCAAGCGGTACGCGGAGCTGCGCCCCATCATCAAGGTCAACGAGGAGCTGACCCAGGCGCGCGAGGATCTCGCGGACGCCAAGGAGATGGCTTATGAAGACCACGACTTCCAGGAAGAAGCGGACCGCCTAGCAGCGTCCGTGGAAGAGCTGGAAGAAAAGCTGGCTGACCTGCTCGCCCCGCGCGATGAGCAGGACTCGGAAGACATCATCATGGAGATCAAGGCCGGCGCCGGCGGCGAAGAGGCCGCGCTCTTTGCCGGCGACTTGGCCCGCATGTACGAGCGTTTTGCCGATAAGATCGACTTTAAGTGGGAGGTCTTGGGCCTTAACGAGTCCGATTTGGGCGGCGTAAAGGACATGACCATTTCCTTCCGCGCTAAGTCTCCGACGCGCGATGGCGCGTGGTCCGTCTTCAAATTCGAGGGCGGCGTGCACCGCGTGCAGCGCGTGCCGGTCACGGAATCGCAGGGCCGCATCCAGACCTCCGCTGCTGGCGTGCTGGTGTACCCGGAGCCCGAAGAGGTGGAATCGGTCAATATCGATGACAAGGATATCCGCGTCGATGTGTACCGCTCCTCCGGTAAGGGTGGTCAGGGCGTGAACACCACCGACTCCGCGGTGCGCATTACCCACCTGCCCACGGGGTTGATTGTTACCTGCCAGAAGGAACGTTCGCAGATCCAGAACAAGGCCCGCGCCCTGCAGGTGCTGCAGGCCCGCCTGGATCAGATGGAACGCGAGGCTCGCGAGGCCGAGGCTGGCGAGCAGCGCGCCTCCCAGGTGCGCACCATGGATCGCTCCGAGCGCGTGCGCACCTACAACTGGCCCGAAAACCGCATCACGGATCACCGCATTGGCTACAAGGCCAATAACCTGGATTCCGTGTTGAACGGCGATATGCAGGATCTCATCAAGGCCCTGCAGGACCAAGAGCGCGCCGAGCGCCTTGAGTCCGAGGGGTAA
- the prmC gene encoding peptide chain release factor N(5)-glutamine methyltransferase, whose amino-acid sequence MESYGEALRHGVQRLRVAGVGSPEWDTRILISHLIHCGHLDIPLHEPPMPGFDVAFQALLRRREQREPLQYVLGTAWFGPLELKVGPGVFIPRPETEVMADWAVHHAPGPRMVDLCSGSGALALYLQHYVPQAEVKAVELSDAALEFTRANTLRTGVEVVQADATDSQALADWNGTVDLVVSNPPYVPEDPNLQPEVYHDPHVAVFGGDDGMGVIRGLIPTIARLLRPGGVMAIEHDDTTGDAVRDAVRDHGGFSNIAPLKDLTGTPRFITAQRAVD is encoded by the coding sequence ATGGAATCGTACGGTGAGGCGCTGCGCCATGGGGTGCAGCGCCTTCGCGTTGCTGGAGTAGGAAGCCCCGAGTGGGATACGCGGATCCTCATCTCCCACCTCATTCACTGTGGGCATTTGGACATTCCGCTGCATGAGCCGCCCATGCCCGGCTTTGACGTGGCCTTCCAGGCGCTATTGCGCAGGCGGGAACAGCGCGAGCCGCTGCAATACGTGCTGGGTACGGCGTGGTTTGGGCCCTTGGAATTGAAGGTGGGCCCAGGCGTGTTCATCCCGCGCCCGGAAACGGAGGTGATGGCGGACTGGGCGGTCCACCACGCCCCCGGCCCGCGCATGGTGGATTTGTGCTCCGGCTCGGGCGCGCTGGCGTTGTACCTGCAGCATTACGTACCACAGGCGGAGGTTAAGGCGGTAGAGCTTTCCGATGCCGCCCTCGAGTTCACCCGCGCCAATACTCTCCGCACCGGGGTAGAGGTGGTGCAGGCGGATGCGACCGACAGCCAGGCACTGGCGGACTGGAATGGCACGGTCGATCTTGTGGTGAGCAACCCGCCATACGTTCCGGAAGATCCGAACCTGCAGCCGGAGGTGTATCACGATCCGCACGTGGCCGTCTTCGGTGGCGATGACGGCATGGGAGTAATCCGCGGGTTGATTCCCACCATCGCCAGGCTATTGCGCCCCGGCGGGGTCATGGCGATTGAACACGACGATACGACTGGCGATGCCGTGCGCGATGCGGTGCGTGACCACGGTGGCTTTTCCAATATCGCTCCGCTTAAGGACTTAACAGGCACGCCGCGCTTTATTACCGCACAGCGCGCGGTAGACTAA
- a CDS encoding L-threonylcarbamoyladenylate synthase: MQGKIYNCADDAEREEGVSIATKAAKSGRLVVMPTDTLYGLGCDAFDNDAVANLLATKQRGPDMPVPVLVGSWNTVRGLVASYPDSTRDLVEAFWPGGLSIVVPQAPSLPWNLGDTRGTVMLRMPLHPIAIELLREVGPMAVSSANISGHQPPTTAQMAKDQLGKAVTVYLDGGETDIGKPSTIIDLSGDHPYLLREGALSAEEIGEVLGVSADSLRTRPQG, from the coding sequence ATGCAAGGAAAAATTTATAATTGCGCCGATGACGCCGAGCGTGAGGAAGGCGTGAGCATCGCCACCAAGGCCGCCAAGTCTGGGCGGCTCGTGGTCATGCCCACCGATACGCTGTACGGTTTGGGCTGCGATGCTTTCGATAATGACGCGGTAGCTAACCTGCTCGCCACCAAGCAGCGCGGGCCGGATATGCCAGTTCCCGTGCTCGTCGGCTCGTGGAATACCGTGCGCGGACTCGTCGCCTCGTACCCCGATTCCACCCGCGACCTCGTCGAGGCCTTTTGGCCAGGCGGGCTATCCATCGTCGTGCCGCAGGCGCCCTCCTTGCCATGGAATTTAGGCGATACCCGCGGCACCGTCATGCTGCGGATGCCCCTTCACCCGATTGCCATCGAGCTCTTGCGCGAGGTAGGACCGATGGCGGTTTCATCTGCCAATATCTCCGGACACCAACCACCAACTACGGCGCAAATGGCCAAGGACCAATTGGGCAAGGCCGTGACCGTGTACTTGGACGGGGGAGAGACGGACATCGGCAAGCCCTCGACCATTATCGATCTCTCCGGCGACCATCCATACCTGCTGCGGGAGGGTGCATTATCCGCAGAGGAGATCGGTGAGGTCCTCGGCGTCTCCGCTGATTCCCTGCGGACCCGGCCCCAAGGATAG